Proteins from one Desulfovibrio sp. genomic window:
- a CDS encoding IclR family transcriptional regulator produces the protein MKGKDNASETLAKGLRILDIFGVEDAGFTLSQIAGRVSLNKTSVYRYVNTFRELGYLRRDERTGLYHLGVRSLSLAHSIMEKSEMVQQVKPFVEEAFRKHGVHVDVGIVAGDAIYLIYRHESKDTSVFRSFSYSSEPYYLATGKAAMAFMDPTDLNQLLDRLDLTAKTEKTITDKSELLADLKTAREKGYSVNNEEFVPGLIAIGAPLFSLRTGKVVGGVSFDSTTDQYSMKEFEARFVGYLVELAKKISAVVSL, from the coding sequence GTGAAGGGGAAGGACAACGCCTCGGAAACTCTGGCAAAGGGACTGAGAATCCTGGACATCTTCGGCGTCGAGGATGCGGGGTTCACCTTAAGCCAGATCGCCGGCAGGGTCAGCCTCAACAAGACCTCCGTCTACCGCTACGTCAATACTTTCCGCGAGCTGGGCTACCTGCGCCGCGACGAGCGAACCGGCTTGTACCATCTGGGAGTGCGCTCCCTCTCGCTGGCTCATTCCATTATGGAAAAGAGCGAGATGGTGCAGCAGGTGAAGCCGTTCGTGGAAGAGGCCTTCCGCAAACACGGCGTCCACGTTGACGTGGGTATTGTGGCCGGAGACGCCATCTACCTCATCTACAGGCACGAATCCAAGGACACCTCGGTGTTTCGCTCCTTCAGCTATTCCTCCGAGCCCTATTATTTGGCCACGGGCAAGGCGGCCATGGCCTTTATGGACCCTACGGACTTAAACCAGCTTCTCGACCGTCTGGACCTTACAGCCAAAACCGAGAAGACCATCACGGACAAGAGCGAACTTCTGGCTGACCTCAAAACGGCGCGTGAGAAGGGGTATTCGGTCAACAACGAGGAGTTCGTGCCCGGGCTCATAGCCATTGGAGCTCCCCTGTTTTCTTTGCGCACTGGCAAGGTGGTTGGTGGCGTCAGCTTCGACTCCACCACGGACCAGTATTCCATGAAGGAATTCGAGGCCAGGTTCGTCGGTTATTTGGTGGAATTGGCCAAAAAGATTTCAGCCGTGGTTTCTCTATAG
- the tdh gene encoding L-threonine 3-dehydrogenase → MKALAKTERGPGLKLIRTAKPEVGHNDVLIKIKKTAICGTDVHIWKWDEWAQKTIPVPMHVGHEYVGEIVQIGQEVRGFEIGDRVSGEGHVTCGFCRNCRAGRRHLCRNTFGVGVNRPGCFAEYLAIPAFNAFKIPDDISDDLAAIFDPFGNAAHTALSFDLVGEDVLITGAGPIGIMAVAICRHVGARHVVITDVNDYRLDLARNMGATRAVNVARQQLPEVMQELRMTEGFDVGLEMSGAPQAFVSMLENMNHGGKVALLGIPPANTAIDWNHVIFKGLEIKGIYGREMFETWYKMVAMLQSGLDISSVITHRFAAEEFEKGFEAMMSGSSGKVILDWTE, encoded by the coding sequence ATGAAAGCGCTAGCCAAGACCGAGCGCGGTCCCGGACTCAAGCTCATCCGGACCGCCAAGCCCGAAGTGGGGCACAACGACGTTCTCATCAAGATCAAAAAGACCGCCATCTGCGGCACGGACGTGCACATCTGGAAATGGGACGAATGGGCCCAGAAGACCATCCCCGTCCCCATGCACGTGGGGCACGAGTATGTTGGCGAGATCGTGCAGATCGGCCAGGAGGTGCGCGGCTTTGAAATAGGCGACCGGGTTTCCGGCGAGGGCCATGTGACCTGCGGGTTCTGCCGCAACTGCCGAGCCGGGCGCAGGCACCTGTGCCGCAACACTTTCGGAGTGGGGGTGAACAGGCCTGGATGCTTCGCGGAGTATCTGGCCATACCGGCCTTCAACGCCTTCAAGATTCCCGACGACATAAGCGACGACCTGGCCGCCATTTTCGATCCCTTCGGAAACGCGGCCCACACCGCCCTGTCCTTCGATCTGGTGGGCGAGGACGTGCTCATTACCGGCGCCGGACCCATAGGAATCATGGCCGTGGCCATCTGTCGGCATGTCGGCGCGCGCCATGTGGTCATAACCGACGTGAACGACTACCGTTTGGATTTGGCCCGCAACATGGGCGCCACCCGGGCAGTGAACGTCGCCCGGCAGCAGCTTCCCGAAGTGATGCAGGAACTTCGCATGACCGAGGGGTTTGACGTGGGCCTGGAGATGTCCGGCGCCCCGCAGGCCTTTGTGTCCATGCTGGAGAACATGAACCATGGCGGCAAGGTCGCGCTTTTGGGGATTCCGCCTGCGAACACGGCCATCGACTGGAATCATGTGATTTTCAAGGGGCTTGAAATAAAGGGCATTTACGGGCGCGAGATGTTCGAGACCTGGTACAAGATGGTGGCCATGCTCCAAAGCGGCCTGGACATAAGCTCCGTAATCACCCACCGCTTCGCGGCCGAGGAGTTTGAGAAAGGCTTCGAAGCGATGATGAGCGGATCAAGCGGCAAGGTCATCCTGGATTGGACTGAGTAA
- a CDS encoding glycine C-acetyltransferase encodes MREKFLNQLRQTVEQVRADGFYKSERVIESPQSSSIHLAAGQDVLNFCANNYLGLADDARLIKAAKDGLDRYGFGMASVRFICGTQTVHKKLEAAVSEFLQTDDTILYSSCFDANGGLFETILSAEDAVISDELNHASIIDGVRLCKAKRFRYANNDMADLEAKLRQADAEGARFKLIATDGVFSMDGIIADLKSVCDLADKYGALVMVDDSHAVGFIGQGGRGTPEHCGVLGRVDIITGTLGKALGGASGGYTSGRREIVELLRQRSRPYLFSNSLAPSIAAASLAVLELLGSGEGAGLRDRVRENAARFRAGMSALGFTLAGSDHPIIPVMLGDAVLAGRMAEELLKEGIYVVGFSYPVVPKGKARIRTQMSAAHSPEQIDRCVAAFAKVGKTLGAIQ; translated from the coding sequence ATGCGTGAAAAATTCCTGAACCAACTGCGCCAAACCGTGGAGCAGGTACGCGCTGACGGCTTTTATAAATCCGAGCGCGTGATAGAGAGTCCCCAGTCCTCCAGCATTCACCTGGCGGCTGGGCAGGATGTGCTGAATTTCTGCGCCAACAACTACCTGGGCCTGGCCGACGATGCCCGGCTCATAAAGGCCGCCAAAGACGGCCTGGACCGTTACGGCTTCGGCATGGCTTCCGTCAGGTTCATCTGCGGCACCCAGACGGTTCATAAAAAGCTTGAAGCAGCGGTGTCGGAGTTCCTTCAAACCGACGACACCATACTCTATTCCAGCTGTTTCGACGCCAATGGGGGGCTGTTCGAGACCATCCTTTCCGCGGAAGATGCCGTGATCTCCGACGAACTCAATCACGCCTCCATCATAGACGGCGTACGCCTGTGCAAGGCCAAGCGCTTTCGCTACGCAAACAACGACATGGCCGACCTGGAAGCCAAGCTCAGGCAGGCCGATGCGGAAGGAGCGCGGTTCAAGCTGATCGCCACGGACGGAGTCTTCTCCATGGACGGCATCATCGCCGACTTGAAGAGCGTCTGCGACTTGGCCGACAAGTACGGCGCCCTGGTCATGGTGGACGACTCCCATGCCGTGGGGTTCATAGGCCAGGGAGGACGCGGCACGCCCGAGCATTGCGGTGTGCTGGGGCGGGTGGACATCATCACCGGCACCCTGGGCAAGGCCCTGGGCGGCGCGTCCGGCGGCTACACCTCAGGGCGAAGGGAGATAGTGGAGCTTCTGCGCCAGCGTTCCCGTCCGTATCTCTTCTCCAATTCCCTGGCCCCGTCCATCGCGGCCGCCTCCCTGGCGGTGCTCGAGCTGCTGGGCAGCGGGGAAGGGGCCGGGCTTCGCGACCGGGTGCGCGAAAACGCGGCCAGGTTCAGGGCCGGCATGTCCGCGCTGGGATTCACCCTGGCCGGCAGTGATCACCCCATCATCCCCGTCATGCTGGGCGATGCCGTGCTGGCCGGGCGCATGGCGGAGGAACTCCTTAAGGAAGGGATTTACGTTGTCGGGTTCTCCTACCCCGTGGTGCCCAAGGGCAAGGCGCGCATCCGCACCCAGATGAGCGCGGCCCATTCCCCCGAACAGATCGACCGCTGCGTGGCGGCCTTCGCCAAAGTGGGCAAGACCCTGGGCGCGATACAATAG